In Panicum virgatum strain AP13 chromosome 4N, P.virgatum_v5, whole genome shotgun sequence, a single window of DNA contains:
- the LOC120671595 gene encoding uncharacterized protein LOC120671595, which produces MAKSHRRLFPMLLLLCISISSIVVPSVASSSLLSFDVHFSRWGYDPQEVLFHQTSPRNLSSHGARERDVYTGHQEKVVLRRNKKKNFVPSTCDCSRIDGLMYARPALLRGPATGEVASFKMTLCVRINRGEAGSSNGVRTGLFLFLVPYPWNRDDTRKIEVGLDSNCPAMMDGPSLGSDPVVCAHVHYDSEEELLKANIRVGDRSCLCVRKIDRGRMPREAAVGFASTIAGDPIKLENVLTWAFHSTLEPKKKQDPPRLPPGAATGADGSSSGEQQVRLDPWNRNAELNFRYRRNWQQNWQLTCSISVSLSYGNANEGMD; this is translated from the coding sequence ATGGCTAAGAGCCACCGCCGGCTGTTCCCCATGCTCCTGTTGCTCTGCATCTCGATCTCGTCCATTGTTGTGCCTAGCGTCGCCTCTTCGTCCCTCCTCTCCTTCGACGTCCACTTCTCACGGTGGGGCTACGACCCACAGGAAGTACTCTTCCACCAGACCAGCCCAAGAAACCTCAGCTCCCATGGAGCCCGCGAACGCGACGTGTACACAGGCCACCAGGAGAAGGTGGTGCTCCGCCGCAATAAGAAGAAGAACTTCGTGCCCAGCACCTGCGACTGCTCGAGGATCGACGGGCTCATGTACGCGCGGCCGGCGCTGCTCCGGGGCCCGgccaccggcgaggtcgccagCTTCAAGATGACGCTGTGCGTCAGGATCAACCGTGGTGAGGCAGGTAGCTCCAATGGCGTCCGCACCGGTCTGTTCCTGTTCCTGGTGCCCTACCCCTGGAATCGCGATGACACGAGGAAGATAGAGGTTGGGCTCGACAGCAACTGCCCGGCGATGATGGACGGACCCAGCCTCGGCAGTGACCCGGTCGTGTGCGCCCACGTCCACTACGACAGCGAGGAGGAGCTGCTCAAGGCCAACATCCGGGTCGGCGACCGGTCCTGCCTGTGCGTGAGGAAAATTGACCGGGGACGCATGCCCAGGGAGGCGGCCGTCGGGTTCGCCTCGACGATCGCCGGCGACCCGATCAAGCTGGAAAACGTTCTCACCTGGGCGTTCCACTCCACGCTGGAACCGAAGAAGAAGCAGGATCCCCCGCGGTTGCCGCCTGGTGCGGCGACCGGTGCTGACGGGAGCTCCTCGGGGGAGCAGCAGGTCCGCTTGGATCCCTGGAATCGCAACGCCGAGCTGAATTTCCGGTACCGGCGGAATTGGCAGCAGAATTGGCAACTGACGTGCAGCATCAGCGTGTCTCTGAGCTATGGAAACGCCAATGAAGGCATGGACTAG
- the LOC120671381 gene encoding BTB/POZ and MATH domain-containing protein 1-like has product MEHDRTNLTEALRSVRLLKIDGYSATAAMRSSECVKSRWNVGGHEWEVHFYPADYKCYLTWVSAKLILVSEPGVVMANLSCRLVDPSRNRDPSEEKSVCYAFGRNGGGRTSPEVLLVRRDEVPSSGYLVNDSLTVQCTLTVLKELATVVIPTVTEAPLPTSDLHRHLAELLQSRRGADVTFVLDSGERFPAHKNILSARSPVFMAEFFGHMNERRSQSVRIQDMEAAVFKAMLHFIYTDMVPELDEEPAVAAMAQRLLAAADRYGLDRLKLICEGKISGGIDVDTAATTLALAELHNCSLLKAKCIDFITRSPETFDAVLVTDGYRHLVESVRLKIGSLGADRGVTVFSLDEGVAGHRWFLDEGRC; this is encoded by the exons ATGGAACATGACCGCACCAACCTCACCGAGGCTCTGCGCTCGGTGCGGCTCCTCAAGATCGATGGCTATTCCGCGACCGCGGCCATGCGCAGTTCGGAATGCGTCAAGTCCAGATGGAACGTCGGCGGCCACGAGTGGGAGGTCCATTTCTATCCTGCGGACTACAAATGTTACTTGACCTGGGTAAGTGCAAAGCTCATCCTTGTCAGTGAACCGGGCGTGGTGATGGCGAACCTAAGCTGCCGGCTTGTAGATCCAAGCCGGAATCGTGATCCTTCTGAAGAGAAGAGTGTGTGCTACGCATTCGGCAGGAACGGGGGAGGACGAACCTCACCTGAAGTTCTCCTGGTGAGGAGAGATGAGGTTCCGTCATCGGGTTATCTCGTGAATGATTCTCTGACCGTGCAATGCACCCTCACCGTGCTCAAGGAACTGGCTACTGTAGTCATCCCGACTGTTACGGAGGCGCCCTTGCCAACCTCCGATTTGCACCGGCACCTTGCGGAGCTCTTGCAGAGCCGGAGGGGAGCAGACGTCACGTTTGTGCTTGACTCCGGCGAGCGCTTTCCTGCCCACAAGAACATCCTTTCTGCAAGGTCGCCTGTCTTCATGGCCGAGTTCTTCGGTCACATGAACGAGAGGAGATCCCAGTCTGTTCGGATCCAGGACATGGAGGCTGCCGTCTTCAAGGCCATGCTCCACTTCATCTACACCGACATGGTTCCGGAGCTTGACGAGGAGCCTGCGGTGGCGGCTATGGCTCAGCGCCTACTCGCAGCAGCTGACAG GTACGGGCTCGACAGGCTGAAGCTCATCTGCGAGGGCAAGATCTCCGGCGGCATCGACGTCGacacggcggcgacgacgctgGCTCtggcggagctgcacaactgcTCGTTGCTCAAGGCCAAGTGCATCGACTTCATCACCAGGTCGCCGGAAACTTTCGATGCGGTCTTGGTGACGGACGGGTACAGGCATCTAGTGGAGAGTGTTAGACTTAAAATCGGATCATTAGGAGCAGATCGAGGGGTTACTGTGTTTTCTTTGGATGAAGGAGTTGCCGGACACCGCTGGTTCCTCGATGAGGGTCGGTGCTAG